One Spea bombifrons isolate aSpeBom1 chromosome 1, aSpeBom1.2.pri, whole genome shotgun sequence DNA window includes the following coding sequences:
- the METAP1 gene encoding methionine aminopeptidase 1 encodes MAAVESRVCETEDCASEAKLQCPTCIKLGIQGSYFCSQECFKGSWATHKLLHKKAKDDKGKREVSPWTAEEEINTDPWPGYRYTGKLRPHYPLMPMRPVPSYIQRPDYADHPLGTSESEQALKGTSQIKVLCPEDIEGMRVVCRLAREVLEVAAMMIRPGVTTEEIDHAVHLACISRNLYPSPLNYYNFPKSCCTSVNEVICHGIPDRRPLQDGDIVNVDITVYRNGYHGDLNETFYVGDVEEGAKKLVQTTYECLMQAIDEVKPGVRYRELGNIIQKHAQANGFSVVRSYCGHGIHKLFHTAPNVPHYAKNKAVGVMKPGHVFTIEPMICEGGWQDETWPDGWTAVTRDGKRSAQFEHTLLVTETGCEILTRRLEENGRPHFFM; translated from the exons ATGGCGGCGGTGGAGAGCAGAGTGTGTGAGACCGAGGACTGCGCCAGCGAGGCCAAGCTGCAGTGCCCAACATGCATCAAGCTGGGCATCCAGGGCTCCTACTTCTGCTCCCAG GAATGTTTCAAGGGAAGTTGGGCAACCCACAAGCTGCTCCACAAGAAAGCAA AAGATGACAAGGGCAAACGTGAAGTTTCACCATGGACAGCGGAGGAAGAAATAAACACAGATCCTTGGCCAGGTTACCGGTATACTGGAAAACTGAGACCACATTATCCATTG ATGCCAATGAGGCCAGTTCCAAGCTATATCCAGAGACCAGATTATGCTGATCATCCTTTAG GAACATCTGAGTCTGAGCAAGCCTTGAAAGGTACCTCGCAAATAAAAGTCCTCTGCCCAGAAGACATAGAAGGGATGCGAGTTGTGTGCAGG CTTGCTAGAGAGGTCTTGGAAGTGGCTGCAATGATGATTAGACCTGGTGTTACTACTGAAGAGATAGACCATGCAGTACATTTG GCATGTATTTCAAGAAACCTCTACCCATCCCCTTTAAACTATTACAACTTTCCAAAGTCTTGCTGCACATCTGTGAATGAAGTTATCTGCCATGGAATTCCAGACAGGAGGCCTTTGCAAGATGGTGATATTGTGAATG TGGATATTACGGTATATCGCAATGGGTACCACGGAGACCTCAATGAAACCTTTTATGTTGGGGATGTTGAGGAAGGAGCCAAAAAGCTTGTTCAGACGACTTATGAATGTCTAATGCAAGCGATCGATGAAG TAAAACCTGGTGTCCGGTACAGAGAGCTGGGGAACATAATCCAAAAGCACGCGCAGGCAAATGGTTTCTCTGTTGTTCGAAGCTATTGTGGGCACGGTATTCACAAACTTTTCCACACTGCTCCAAATGTACCACATTACGCCA aaaacaaggcTGTCGGTGTGATGAAACCTGGCCATGTGTTTACAATTGAGCCAATGATCTGTGAAG GAGGATGGCAAGATGAGACATGGCCCGATGGGTGGACTGCGGTGACGAGAGATGGGAAGCGTTCAGCACAGTTTGAACACACCCTTTTAGTGACGGAGACAGGCTGTGAGATTCTTACACGGAGACTGGAAGAAAATGGGCGCccccatttttttatgtag